In one Bradyrhizobium sp. 4 genomic region, the following are encoded:
- the ahcY gene encoding adenosylhomocysteinase, producing MNAKPGFTDYIVKDISLADFGRKELSLAETEMPGLMATREEYGPKQPLKGARIAGSLHMTIQTGVLIETLAALGADIRWVSCNIYSTQDHAAAAIAAAGIPVFAVKGESLTEYWDYTAKLFDWHGGGHPNMILDDGGDATMYVHLGLRAENGDTKFLDKPGSEEEEVFFALLKKQLKEKPKGYFAEIAKSIKGVSEETTTGVHRLYDMQKAGTLLWPAINVNDSVTKSKFDNLYGCRESLVDGIRRGTDVMMSGKVAMVAGFGDVGKGSAASLRQAGCRVMVSEVDPICALQAAMEGYEVVTMEDAAPRADIFVTATGNKDIITIEHMRAMKDRAIVCNIGHFDNEIQIAGLRNLKWTNIKPQVDEIEFPDKHRIIMLSEGRLVNLGNAMGHPSFVMSASFTNQTLAQIELFANNKDGKYKKEVYVLPKSLDEKVARLHLAKIGVKLTELRKDQADYIGVKQEGPYKSDHYRY from the coding sequence ATGAACGCGAAGCCCGGCTTCACCGATTACATCGTCAAGGACATTTCGCTCGCCGATTTCGGCCGCAAGGAGCTCTCCCTCGCCGAGACCGAGATGCCCGGCCTGATGGCCACCCGCGAAGAGTATGGCCCGAAGCAGCCGCTGAAGGGCGCGCGCATCGCCGGCTCGCTGCACATGACAATCCAGACCGGCGTGCTGATCGAGACGCTGGCCGCGCTCGGCGCCGACATCCGCTGGGTCTCCTGCAACATCTATTCGACGCAGGATCACGCTGCGGCGGCGATCGCAGCCGCCGGCATTCCGGTGTTCGCCGTCAAGGGTGAGAGCCTTACCGAATACTGGGACTACACCGCCAAGCTGTTCGACTGGCACGGCGGCGGTCACCCGAACATGATCCTCGACGACGGCGGCGACGCCACCATGTACGTCCATCTCGGTCTGCGCGCCGAGAACGGCGACACCAAGTTCCTGGACAAGCCGGGTTCGGAAGAAGAGGAAGTCTTCTTCGCGCTTCTGAAGAAGCAGCTCAAGGAGAAGCCGAAGGGCTACTTCGCCGAGATCGCCAAGAGCATCAAGGGCGTTTCCGAAGAGACCACCACGGGCGTGCATCGTCTCTATGACATGCAGAAGGCGGGCACGCTGCTGTGGCCGGCCATCAACGTCAACGACAGCGTCACCAAGTCGAAGTTCGACAACCTCTATGGCTGCCGTGAATCGCTGGTCGACGGCATCCGCCGCGGCACCGACGTGATGATGTCGGGCAAGGTTGCGATGGTCGCGGGCTTCGGCGACGTCGGCAAGGGTTCGGCCGCCTCGCTGCGCCAGGCCGGCTGCCGCGTCATGGTCTCCGAAGTCGATCCGATCTGCGCGCTGCAGGCGGCGATGGAAGGCTATGAAGTCGTGACCATGGAAGACGCCGCGCCCCGTGCCGACATCTTCGTCACCGCGACCGGCAACAAGGACATCATCACGATCGAGCACATGCGCGCGATGAAGGATCGCGCCATCGTCTGCAACATCGGTCACTTCGACAACGAGATCCAGATCGCGGGTCTGCGTAACCTGAAATGGACCAACATCAAGCCGCAGGTCGACGAGATCGAATTCCCCGACAAGCACCGCATCATCATGCTGTCGGAAGGCCGCCTCGTGAATCTCGGCAATGCGATGGGCCATCCGTCCTTCGTGATGTCGGCCTCCTTCACCAACCAGACGCTGGCGCAGATCGAGCTCTTCGCCAACAACAAGGACGGCAAGTACAAGAAGGAAGTCTACGTGCTGCCGAAGTCGCTCGACGAAAAGGTCGCGCGCCTGCACCTCGCCAAGATCGGCGTCAAGCTCACCGAGCTGCGCAAGGACCAGGCCGACTACATCGGCGTCAAGCAGGAAGGTCCGTACAAGTCGGACCATTATCGGTACTGA
- the metK gene encoding methionine adenosyltransferase gives MRASYLFTSESVSEGHPDKVCDRISDEIVDLFYREGPKAGIDPWQIRAACETLATTNKVVIAGETRGPASVTNEQIEGVVRAAIKDIGYEQEGFHWQKADIEILLHPQSADIAQGVDALQPGEVKEEGAGDQGIMFGYATNETPDLMPAPIFYAHKILRLISEARHSGREKVLGPDSKSQVTVQYENGKPVGVREIVVSHQHLVEDISSKQIRDIVEPYVREALPKDWITAKTIWHINPTGKFYIGGPDGDSGLTGRKIIVDTYGGAAPHGGGAFSGKDPTKVDRSAAYAARYVAKNIVAAGLADRCTLQLAYAIGVARPLSIYIDTHGTGKVSEDQLEKAAAKAMDLTPRGIRSHLDLNRPIYARTSAYGHFGRTPDNEGGFSWEKTDLVEALKRAV, from the coding sequence ATGCGCGCGTCCTATCTCTTCACCAGCGAGTCCGTGTCCGAAGGCCATCCGGACAAGGTGTGCGACCGGATTTCCGACGAGATCGTCGATCTGTTCTACCGCGAAGGACCGAAAGCCGGCATCGATCCCTGGCAAATTCGCGCCGCCTGCGAAACGCTCGCGACCACCAACAAGGTCGTGATCGCCGGTGAGACCCGCGGTCCCGCATCCGTCACCAACGAGCAGATCGAAGGCGTCGTGCGCGCCGCGATCAAGGACATCGGCTACGAGCAGGAAGGTTTCCACTGGCAGAAGGCCGACATCGAGATCCTGCTGCATCCGCAGTCCGCCGACATCGCGCAGGGCGTGGATGCGCTGCAGCCGGGCGAAGTCAAGGAAGAGGGCGCGGGCGACCAGGGCATCATGTTCGGCTACGCCACCAACGAGACGCCGGATCTGATGCCGGCGCCGATCTTCTACGCCCACAAGATCCTCCGTCTCATCTCCGAAGCGCGCCACTCCGGCCGCGAGAAGGTGTTGGGCCCGGACTCCAAGAGCCAGGTCACCGTGCAGTACGAGAACGGCAAGCCGGTCGGCGTGCGCGAGATCGTGGTGTCGCATCAGCATCTGGTCGAGGACATCTCGTCCAAGCAGATTCGCGACATCGTCGAGCCCTATGTGCGCGAGGCGCTGCCGAAGGACTGGATCACGGCGAAGACCATCTGGCACATCAACCCGACCGGCAAGTTCTACATCGGCGGTCCCGACGGCGATTCCGGCCTGACCGGCCGCAAGATCATCGTCGACACCTATGGTGGTGCGGCTCCGCACGGTGGCGGCGCGTTCTCCGGCAAGGATCCGACCAAGGTCGACCGCTCGGCCGCCTATGCGGCCCGCTATGTCGCCAAGAACATCGTCGCGGCCGGTCTTGCGGATCGCTGCACATTGCAGCTCGCCTACGCCATCGGCGTGGCGCGTCCGCTGTCGATCTACATCGACACCCACGGCACCGGTAAGGTGTCGGAGGATCAGCTCGAGAAGGCCGCCGCCAAGGCGATGGATCTCACCCCGCGTGGCATCCGCAGCCATCTCGATCTCAACCGCCCGATCTACGCGCGCACCTCCGCCTATGGCCATTTCGGCCGTACCCCCGACAACGAGGGCGGCTTCTCCTGGGAGAAGACCGATCTCGTTGAAGCGCTCAAGCGCGCGGTCTGA
- a CDS encoding caspase family protein, translating into MRRLLVALCLLAATLWSAPAFSQARNQLGPLCTTDTTPADQMIDACSKIIALKVFKGEQLATVYFWRAVGWNKKGEYPKVITDATEAIRLQPSQAVYNLRGSAYYDRGEYEIAIADFDDALKLGPPSGTIFHNRGNAWRGKGDYAKAIVDYDMSIKADPRSAFSFQNRGIAKEALGDLDGALADINQAIRLDPTLPQPLINRTAIWRVRGDYDRAIADGSEAIRLAKEKPPVNIMTPPNSVLISGYTHRALAYEAKGDYAHARDDYKATLAITASDAGSKANQATAKVRLSLVTDASVPIPRDGPSPTEQAQAPAPQQTGAAPSPSPAPAARGTRMALIIGNGAYAHVKALPNPPNDARAVAKSLRNIGFTVSEGVDLDRAAMQKMTRDFLREAARAQIVVVYYAGHGVQVEGRNYLIPVDVELKPGARMTDAMIDMDTIMAGLDDQVRTNILIFDACRNNPMAQQVASAATNRAIEAASGLAAPTSLGAGATLGAGTLIAFATAPGQVALDGEGANSPFSAALSRHIGTPGLEVQQMLTRVRAEVVSTTKSKQVPWSNSSLLGEVYLAEK; encoded by the coding sequence ATGCGTCGCCTCCTCGTCGCGCTTTGCCTGCTCGCCGCAACGCTGTGGTCGGCGCCCGCTTTTTCGCAGGCGCGCAACCAGCTTGGGCCGCTCTGCACCACCGACACCACGCCGGCGGACCAGATGATCGACGCCTGCAGCAAGATCATCGCGCTGAAGGTGTTCAAAGGCGAGCAGCTCGCAACGGTCTACTTCTGGCGCGCGGTGGGCTGGAACAAGAAGGGCGAATACCCAAAGGTCATCACCGACGCCACGGAAGCGATCCGGCTCCAGCCGAGCCAGGCAGTCTATAATCTCAGGGGATCGGCCTACTACGACAGAGGCGAGTACGAAATCGCGATTGCCGATTTCGACGACGCGCTGAAGCTTGGCCCGCCGAGCGGTACCATATTCCACAATCGCGGCAATGCCTGGCGCGGCAAGGGCGACTACGCCAAGGCGATCGTCGACTACGACATGTCGATCAAAGCCGACCCGAGATCGGCGTTCTCGTTCCAGAACCGCGGCATCGCGAAGGAGGCGCTCGGCGACCTCGACGGCGCGCTGGCCGACATCAACCAGGCGATCCGGCTCGACCCGACACTGCCGCAGCCGCTGATCAACCGGACCGCGATCTGGCGCGTCAGAGGCGATTACGATCGCGCGATTGCCGACGGCAGCGAAGCGATTAGGCTCGCGAAAGAGAAGCCGCCCGTCAACATCATGACGCCGCCGAACAGCGTGCTGATCTCGGGCTACACCCATCGCGCGCTGGCCTATGAGGCGAAAGGCGATTACGCGCACGCGAGGGACGACTACAAGGCGACGCTGGCAATCACGGCTTCCGATGCCGGCAGCAAGGCCAATCAGGCCACGGCAAAGGTGCGGCTGTCGCTGGTCACCGACGCTAGCGTGCCGATCCCGCGGGATGGGCCATCACCGACCGAGCAGGCACAGGCACCGGCTCCCCAGCAGACGGGTGCCGCGCCGTCCCCCTCGCCTGCTCCGGCCGCGCGCGGCACGCGCATGGCGCTGATCATCGGCAATGGCGCCTATGCGCATGTCAAGGCACTGCCCAATCCGCCCAATGACGCGCGCGCCGTTGCGAAGAGCCTGCGCAACATCGGCTTCACTGTGTCAGAAGGCGTCGATCTCGACCGCGCGGCGATGCAAAAGATGACGCGTGACTTCTTGCGGGAGGCGGCGCGGGCGCAAATCGTGGTGGTCTACTATGCCGGCCACGGCGTGCAGGTCGAGGGTCGCAACTATCTCATTCCCGTCGACGTCGAGCTCAAGCCGGGCGCGAGGATGACGGACGCGATGATCGACATGGATACGATCATGGCCGGCCTCGACGACCAGGTCCGCACCAACATTTTGATCTTCGATGCCTGCCGCAATAATCCGATGGCACAGCAGGTTGCATCAGCTGCCACCAACCGCGCCATCGAAGCTGCCTCGGGCCTCGCAGCCCCAACGAGCCTGGGCGCCGGCGCGACGCTCGGCGCCGGCACGCTGATCGCTTTCGCCACTGCGCCGGGCCAGGTCGCGCTCGACGGCGAAGGCGCCAACTCGCCGTTCTCCGCTGCCCTCTCCCGCCACATCGGCACGCCTGGCCTGGAAGTGCAGCAGATGCTGACACGTGTGCGGGCGGAGGTGGTGTCGACCACAAAGAGCAAGCAGGTGCCGTGGTCGAACTCGTCGCTGCTGGGAGAGGTTTATCTGGCGGAGAAGTGA
- a CDS encoding cobalamin-independent methionine synthase II family protein encodes MQRTKAPFRADEVGSLLRPAKIKEARTRLEKGEISADDLRKIEDMEIEKVVHKQASLGLKLATDGEFRRSWWHFDFLAKLTGCEMFHPDTGIQFAGVETRHDAVRVIGKLDFPDDHPMLDHFRFLKKVADQAHVTAKMTIPSPAVLHFRGGRKAISKDVYPDLDAFYEDLGKTYRKAVKAFYDAGCRYLQFDDTVWAYLCSPDELQKARERGDNPEGLQQIYARVINYALAEKPADMVVTTHVCRGNFRSTWISSGGYEPVAETMLAGTNYDGYFLEYDSDRAGGFEPLRFLPKGNKVVVVGVITSKFGELEKRDDIKRRLEEAAKFAPLEQLALSPQCGFASTEEGNVLSEEEQWAKLSLAVEIAKEVWGQ; translated from the coding sequence ATGCAGCGAACCAAAGCCCCCTTCCGCGCCGACGAGGTCGGCAGCCTCCTGCGCCCCGCGAAGATCAAGGAAGCCCGCACCAGGCTGGAGAAGGGCGAGATCTCGGCCGACGATCTGCGCAAGATCGAGGACATGGAGATCGAGAAGGTCGTGCATAAGCAGGCCTCGCTCGGCCTGAAGCTCGCAACCGACGGCGAATTCCGCCGCTCCTGGTGGCATTTCGACTTCCTGGCCAAGCTCACCGGCTGCGAAATGTTCCACCCCGACACCGGCATCCAGTTCGCGGGCGTCGAGACGCGGCATGACGCGGTGCGGGTGATCGGCAAGCTCGATTTCCCCGATGACCATCCGATGCTGGATCACTTCCGCTTCCTGAAGAAGGTCGCCGACCAGGCCCACGTCACCGCGAAGATGACGATCCCGTCGCCGGCGGTGCTGCACTTCCGTGGCGGCCGCAAGGCGATCTCCAAGGACGTGTATCCCGATCTCGACGCCTTCTACGAAGACCTCGGCAAGACCTACCGCAAGGCCGTAAAGGCGTTCTATGACGCCGGCTGCCGCTATCTCCAGTTCGACGACACCGTGTGGGCCTATCTCTGCTCGCCGGACGAATTGCAGAAGGCGCGCGAGCGGGGCGACAATCCCGAGGGTCTCCAGCAGATCTATGCGCGCGTCATCAACTACGCGCTGGCGGAGAAGCCCGCCGACATGGTGGTGACGACGCATGTCTGCCGCGGCAATTTCCGTTCGACCTGGATTTCTTCAGGCGGCTACGAGCCGGTTGCCGAGACCATGCTCGCCGGCACCAATTACGACGGCTATTTCCTCGAATACGACAGCGACCGCGCGGGTGGCTTCGAGCCGCTGCGCTTCCTGCCCAAGGGCAACAAGGTCGTCGTGGTCGGCGTCATCACCTCGAAATTCGGTGAGCTCGAGAAGAGGGATGACATCAAGCGCCGTCTCGAGGAAGCCGCCAAGTTCGCCCCGCTGGAGCAGCTCGCACTATCGCCGCAGTGCGGTTTTGCGTCGACGGAGGAGGGCAACGTCCTCTCCGAAGAGGAACAGTGGGCCAAGCTCAGCCTCGCCGTGGAGATCGCGAAGGAAGTGTGGGGCCAATAG
- a CDS encoding ABC transporter ATP-binding protein translates to MSELLAIDSLRAGYGEAVVLPNMSLRLPEGQVLALLGRNGTGKTTLINSIVGVTRRFSGTVGLAGSDVTTLRPDQRARAGIGWVPQERNIFRSLTVEENMSAVAQPGPWTVERVYEMFPRLKERRSNFGNQLSGGEQQMLAIGRALTLNPKVLLLDEPTEGLAPIIVEELLKAIGTITRAGGICSIIVEQNAQKILGLADRVVILERGTIVHDAPSAALKADPSVLERHLGVAGAAAH, encoded by the coding sequence ATGTCTGAGCTGCTCGCGATCGACTCGCTTCGCGCCGGTTACGGCGAGGCAGTGGTGCTGCCGAACATGTCCCTGCGTCTCCCCGAAGGCCAGGTGCTGGCGCTGTTGGGGCGCAACGGCACCGGCAAGACCACGCTGATCAATTCGATCGTCGGCGTCACCCGTCGCTTCTCCGGCACTGTCGGGCTGGCCGGTAGCGACGTCACGACCTTGCGGCCGGACCAGCGGGCGCGCGCCGGGATCGGCTGGGTGCCGCAGGAGCGCAACATCTTCCGCTCTCTCACGGTGGAGGAGAACATGTCCGCAGTGGCCCAGCCCGGCCCCTGGACGGTCGAGAGGGTCTACGAGATGTTTCCGCGGCTGAAGGAGCGGCGGAGCAATTTTGGCAACCAGCTCTCCGGCGGCGAGCAGCAGATGCTGGCGATCGGTCGCGCGCTGACCCTCAATCCGAAAGTGCTTCTCCTGGACGAGCCGACCGAGGGCCTTGCCCCCATCATCGTCGAGGAGCTTTTGAAGGCGATCGGGACCATCACCCGGGCGGGCGGCATCTGCTCGATTATCGTCGAGCAGAATGCCCAAAAGATTCTGGGGCTGGCCGACCGTGTTGTGATATTGGAGCGCGGAACGATCGTCCACGACGCCCCGAGCGCCGCGCTGAAGGCCGACCCGTCGGTCCTCGAACGCCACCTCGGCGTCGCAGGGGCGGCGGCCCACTAA
- a CDS encoding ABC transporter ATP-binding protein, whose protein sequence is MTIALETQNLEKQFGGLRVTRDLSLKIEQGARHALIGPNGAGKTTVINQLTGVLKPNSGRILLEGQDITDLPVHKRVLRGLSRTFQINQLYPDLTPLETIGLAVSERLGHGGDWWRRMGTRSDVNGEIADLLTRFHLLDVMNEQTVTLPYGKQRLLEIAVAIAAKPRVLLLDEPAAGVPESERHDILAVVGSLPRDVTVLLIEHDMDLVFSFADRISVLVSGALLTEGPPEQVARDPQVKAVYLGEEAVNV, encoded by the coding sequence ATGACCATCGCGCTCGAAACCCAGAATCTCGAAAAGCAGTTCGGTGGTCTGCGCGTCACTCGCGACTTGTCGCTAAAAATCGAACAAGGCGCCCGCCACGCGCTGATCGGCCCGAACGGCGCCGGCAAGACCACGGTCATCAACCAGCTCACCGGCGTGCTCAAGCCGAACTCGGGCCGCATCCTGCTCGAAGGCCAGGACATCACCGATCTGCCCGTGCACAAGCGCGTGTTGCGCGGCTTGTCGCGTACCTTCCAGATCAACCAGCTCTATCCCGACCTGACCCCGCTCGAGACCATCGGTCTCGCTGTCTCCGAGCGCCTCGGCCATGGCGGTGACTGGTGGCGGCGGATGGGTACGCGCAGCGACGTCAACGGCGAGATCGCCGACCTCCTGACACGCTTCCACCTGCTTGACGTCATGAACGAGCAGACCGTGACGCTGCCTTACGGCAAGCAGCGCCTGCTCGAGATCGCGGTCGCGATCGCCGCCAAGCCGCGCGTGCTGCTGCTGGACGAGCCCGCCGCCGGCGTGCCCGAGAGCGAGCGCCATGACATTCTCGCCGTCGTTGGCAGCCTGCCGCGCGACGTCACGGTGCTGCTGATCGAGCACGACATGGACCTCGTGTTCTCCTTCGCCGACCGCATCTCTGTCCTGGTCTCCGGTGCGCTGCTCACCGAAGGACCGCCCGAGCAGGTCGCGCGCGACCCGCAGGTCAAGGCGGTCTATCTCGGCGAGGAGGCGGTCAATGTCTGA
- a CDS encoding branched-chain amino acid ABC transporter permease produces the protein MSASSDVGYHAQRQARWHYGEAAFWLIVLGCGFVFPTRYLIMTDILRLALFAMSLDLILGYAGIVSLGHAAFFGAGAYAAGLLALHGIINEPVLALVVAGLVAMVLGFATSFLVIRGVDLTRLMVTLGIALLLEALAERFSNITGGTDGLQGIEMQPIFGEIPFDMFGKTGFFYSLAVLFLLFLFARRVVHSPFGLSLRAIKNNPLRAAAIGIPVNRRLIAIYTLAAFYAGIAGALFTQTTAIASLDVFAFERSADLMLVLVIGGTGYLYGGLIGAVLFRMLQELFSTITPQYWQFWIGLVLVVIVLVGRQRLHRWMLYVPNLVIKQIAGRKAVVAVPESDA, from the coding sequence ATGAGCGCCTCCTCCGACGTCGGCTATCACGCCCAGCGCCAGGCACGCTGGCATTATGGCGAGGCCGCTTTCTGGCTGATCGTGCTGGGCTGCGGCTTCGTATTTCCCACGCGTTATCTGATCATGACGGACATCCTGCGGCTCGCGCTGTTTGCGATGTCGCTCGATCTGATCCTCGGTTACGCCGGCATCGTCTCGCTCGGCCATGCAGCCTTCTTCGGCGCCGGTGCTTACGCGGCGGGGCTTCTCGCGCTGCATGGGATCATCAACGAGCCCGTGCTTGCGCTTGTCGTCGCAGGCCTTGTCGCGATGGTGCTCGGCTTCGCCACCAGCTTCCTGGTGATCCGAGGCGTCGACCTGACGCGGCTGATGGTGACACTCGGCATCGCGTTGCTGCTCGAGGCATTGGCCGAACGCTTCTCCAACATCACCGGCGGCACCGACGGTTTGCAGGGTATCGAGATGCAGCCGATCTTCGGCGAGATCCCGTTCGACATGTTCGGCAAGACCGGCTTCTTCTATTCGCTCGCCGTTCTGTTCCTGTTGTTCCTGTTCGCCCGCCGCGTCGTGCATTCGCCGTTCGGGCTGTCGTTGCGGGCGATCAAGAACAATCCGCTGCGCGCGGCCGCGATCGGCATTCCCGTCAACCGCCGCCTGATTGCGATCTACACACTCGCGGCGTTCTATGCCGGCATCGCAGGCGCACTGTTCACCCAGACCACCGCGATCGCCTCGCTCGACGTGTTCGCCTTCGAGCGCTCGGCGGACCTGATGCTTGTGCTCGTCATCGGCGGCACCGGCTATCTCTATGGCGGGCTGATCGGCGCGGTGCTGTTCCGCATGCTGCAGGAGTTGTTCTCCACCATCACCCCGCAATACTGGCAGTTCTGGATCGGCCTCGTGCTGGTCGTGATCGTCCTGGTCGGCCGGCAGCGCCTGCATCGCTGGATGCTGTATGTGCCCAATCTGGTCATCAAGCAGATAGCCGGGCGCAAGGCCGTCGTCGCCGTGCCGGAGAGCGACGCATGA
- a CDS encoding branched-chain amino acid ABC transporter permease has product MTSILTNLFDGVAYGMLLFVLACGLAVTLGLMNFVNLAHGAFAMAGGYVCMVLVNRMGWPFFAALPLAFVSSAAIGIVLERTLYRHLYARSHLDQVLFTIGLTFMSVAAVDYIQGSSRVFINLPAALQGQFDVFGVGVGRYRLMIIVICGLLTIALQMVLAKTRFGSRLRAAVDDPRAASGLGINVPQVFAFTFAFGCGLAGLGGALSAEILGLDPYFPLKFMIYFLIVVTVGGSSSITGPFLASLLLGIGDVAGKYYVPKMGPFVIYTMMIVILIWRPNGLFGRTAAR; this is encoded by the coding sequence ATGACCTCTATCCTCACCAACCTGTTCGATGGCGTTGCCTACGGCATGCTGCTGTTCGTGCTGGCTTGCGGGCTCGCGGTCACGCTCGGCTTGATGAACTTCGTCAACCTCGCCCATGGCGCCTTCGCCATGGCTGGCGGCTATGTCTGCATGGTGCTGGTCAACCGGATGGGCTGGCCATTCTTCGCTGCATTGCCGCTTGCCTTCGTCTCCTCTGCTGCGATCGGCATTGTGCTCGAGCGCACGCTGTACCGACACCTCTATGCGCGCAGCCATCTCGACCAGGTGCTGTTCACGATCGGCCTCACCTTCATGTCGGTCGCGGCCGTCGACTACATCCAGGGCTCGTCGCGGGTCTTCATCAATTTGCCGGCGGCGCTCCAGGGCCAGTTCGACGTGTTCGGCGTCGGCGTCGGCCGCTACCGGCTGATGATCATCGTGATCTGCGGGCTGCTCACCATTGCTCTCCAGATGGTGCTCGCGAAGACGCGGTTCGGCAGCCGTCTGCGCGCCGCGGTCGATGATCCCCGCGCCGCGAGCGGCCTCGGCATCAACGTGCCGCAGGTGTTCGCCTTCACATTTGCTTTTGGTTGCGGCCTGGCTGGTCTCGGCGGCGCGCTGAGCGCCGAGATCCTCGGCCTCGACCCGTATTTTCCGCTGAAGTTCATGATCTACTTCCTGATCGTGGTCACCGTCGGCGGCTCGTCCTCGATCACCGGCCCGTTTCTGGCCTCGCTGCTGCTCGGCATCGGCGACGTCGCCGGCAAATATTACGTCCCGAAGATGGGACCTTTCGTGATCTACACCATGATGATCGTGATCCTGATCTGGCGCCCGAACGGCCTGTTCGGCCGCACGGCCGCGCGTTGA
- a CDS encoding ABC transporter substrate-binding protein — translation MFERKKLSHKTAWAAAAAAIVGLVAVSPAKAEDSVKVGLILPMTGGQASTGKQIENAIKLYMQQKGDTVAGKKIEIILKDDAAIPDKTKTAAQELIVNDKVHFIAGFGVTPAALAAAPLATQAKIPEVVMAAGTSIITERSPYIVRTSFTLAQSSTIIADWAVKNGIKKVATLTSDYAPGNDALNFFKQNFTAGGGEVVEEVKTPLANPDFAPFLQRMKDAKPDAIFVFVPAGQGGNFMKQYAERGLDKAGIKVIGPGDVTDDDLLNNMGDAVLGTVTAHLYSAAHPSQMNKDFVAAYKKAYGNRPGFMAVSGYDGIHLIYEALKKTNGDTDGTKLVEAMKGQKWESPRGPISIDPETRDIVQNIYIRKVEKVDGELYNVEFATFEAVKDLGKTKK, via the coding sequence ATGTTCGAACGCAAAAAACTGTCTCATAAGACTGCCTGGGCCGCAGCAGCGGCCGCTATCGTGGGCCTTGTGGCCGTCTCTCCGGCCAAGGCCGAGGACAGCGTCAAGGTCGGTCTGATCCTGCCCATGACCGGCGGCCAGGCCTCGACCGGCAAGCAGATCGAGAACGCGATCAAGCTCTACATGCAGCAGAAGGGCGACACCGTCGCCGGCAAAAAAATCGAGATCATCCTCAAGGACGATGCTGCGATTCCCGACAAGACCAAGACCGCCGCGCAAGAGCTGATTGTCAACGACAAGGTCCATTTCATCGCCGGCTTCGGCGTGACGCCGGCCGCGCTCGCGGCGGCGCCGCTGGCCACGCAAGCCAAGATCCCGGAAGTCGTGATGGCCGCCGGCACCTCCATCATCACCGAGCGCTCGCCCTATATCGTGCGCACCAGCTTCACGCTGGCGCAGTCCTCCACCATCATCGCCGACTGGGCGGTGAAAAACGGCATCAAGAAGGTGGCGACCCTGACCTCGGACTACGCGCCGGGCAATGACGCGCTCAACTTCTTCAAGCAGAACTTCACCGCCGGTGGCGGCGAGGTGGTCGAAGAGGTGAAGACGCCGCTTGCCAATCCCGATTTCGCACCGTTCCTCCAGCGTATGAAGGATGCCAAGCCTGACGCGATCTTCGTGTTCGTGCCGGCCGGCCAGGGCGGCAACTTCATGAAGCAGTATGCCGAACGCGGACTCGACAAGGCGGGCATCAAGGTGATCGGACCGGGTGACGTGACCGACGACGACCTCCTCAACAACATGGGCGACGCCGTGCTGGGCACGGTCACTGCACACCTTTATTCCGCGGCGCATCCCTCGCAGATGAACAAGGATTTCGTCGCGGCCTACAAGAAGGCGTACGGAAACCGGCCGGGCTTCATGGCGGTGAGCGGCTATGACGGCATTCACCTGATCTACGAAGCGCTGAAGAAGACCAATGGCGACACCGACGGCACCAAGCTGGTCGAAGCCATGAAGGGCCAGAAGTGGGAGAGCCCGCGCGGCCCGATCTCGATCGACCCCGAGACCCGCGACATCGTGCAGAACATCTACATCCGGAAGGTCGAGAAGGTCGACGGCGAGCTCTACAACGTCGAGTTCGCGACCTTCGAGGCCGTCAAGGATCTCGGCAAGACCAAGAAGTGA